The Rosa rugosa chromosome 1, drRosRugo1.1, whole genome shotgun sequence genomic sequence TTTCTTCTGGTGGCTTCTGTTTTCTAGCTGAAAGAAATTATCATGTGTGTATAGGATTATGTTTCTTTTGAGTTAAAGAAACATGTGAGAGGTCCAATTGTCATTTTTTACTGCATTATAATGTAAATGTTGTTTCCATATTCTACGCAAGTATAATCTTCTCGAGTTTTGAATTGCATAGATTGCTATGAAAGAGCTTCGTGAAAGGAAGATACCCTTTACCATCCGCCACTACCTGCCTGATAGAAGGTGAGATTCTGATTTTAGTTTTGTTGCAGTTCAAGTATTGACTCTGCTTCTCTCCCAGGTTTCATATCAATCATCTTTTCTAATGTGCATGCATATTTTAATTTCTGCCCAAATGCACTGACGTGTTTCTAACTGTGTCCCGTTATTATTTTGCCTGAACTTGGAGCAAAACCTACCCTGTTGTTCATATAAGCAGTGTTCTTCAAatattattttgtcttcaacacAAATATTATTTTGTTTACCTATTTCACATTATCCTCATTTTGATGATTTTGATACAAACTTAATACAACTTTATTATGTATTTACTTATGGAAGTAATTGATTGAATTGCAGCCCTGATGACAGATTGTAGCCATCCATCAAAAAGTTCTCACACACCAAAGTTTGATTTCGTGTGTAATGAAAATTATGCTATGTAATGTTATGAAATCAACGATATTCTTGTACAGTTAATTTTCTAAACAATGTCCACCAATATATAATAATTGCTTTTTCCAACTGTTTcactcaaaaacaaaaagcttCGGATCGGCGgagggaggaggaagaagacaaGCATCGTGACAGAATCAGCGATCTCTCAGACGATATATTGCATCTCATACTCTCATTCTTGCCTTTGAAATCGGTTGGGCAAACCAGTGTCCTATCTCGAAGATGGAGTCATGTATGGTCTTCCTATCCTATCATCGACTTGTACGAGATCTTTACTGGTGTTGAAGCTTTTCATCACCAGACAAAAGAAAGGATCATCAACAGTGTTGGCTCCCCGCAACGAAAACTATAGCATGGAGATTTCTCCAATTCCGGGGGATCCGAACCGGTCTTGTTCTTTGTCTAGGGTTGAACACCGTGTACTTGACGTCTCGTTAAGCAGTGAAAACAGATCATTTGAATTGCTTCGATGTCAACTTAAGTGCCACTCATTACGGAGGCTCGAGTCTAATAACAGTAGATGTGGGAGTTCATGGCTAGGGTTTCCCTCTTCTTACGTTGTTGGGTCTTATCTCCGTTCACTTCACACATTGTCTCTAACATGTGTGGATAGTGCTTTGGTTATGGATTTTTTCTCCGGTTCTTCATTCCCTTCTCTTGAACAATTGAAGATAGAAAGTTGCAGAGGAACAAGTGATCTCAAAATTAGTTGTCCAAACCTAAGAGATGTACGAGTTTTTTTATATGGATTTAAATAGCTTAGACATCTCCGAAATGAGACTAAAAGTTTTGAGTGTCTGGTGGTGTTTCAAGGAGTGCATCAATGGAAGTTGGGTGAAAATCCTTGCCCCTAATTTACAATTTATTATTTGGGGCTATAATGCCATTACTGAAAACTGTTCAATGCAGAGCTTTCCTAGGCTCAAAAGATCTTTCATGTGGTCTCGGAATAGAGGTCCTATTACAAAGACGAAGATTAATACTAATGGTGTTGTCGATCTTCTTTCTGGTTCATCTCAAGTTGAAGTTCTTACCATATCCTATAACTACCTACAGGTTAATTTTCCTATCTGTACAATTTTGATCATGCTAGCTTccttttgtaattttttattaCTACTGAATTAAGTTGCCAAACTAAGCATTTCATTAAAATAAGTCATATTCATAGATAGTACTGTCTGCGATCCCAATCACATAGTGGCTAGCCTATTGCTTTCAGAATCTTAGCAGCTAGTGTTATTTGTGCCTTAAATTTCTTATTTAAAGACAATCCTAGAGAATTTGTGCAAATTAATCATGAAGAGCTACGTATAATCCCTCTCATGCTATTAATCAAATACACATTCATATACATCTTTCATCTAACAAGAAGGCTCTTATGACAGCTGAAAAGAACAATATTGTACTTGAAAACTGTAAATTTCGCATGTCATCTGTATATGGATTGATGTGGCTTAATTATTTTCATCTGTCTGTGCAGTTTCTGTCAGAAACTTATTTTGAACTAGGTGGTCTACCATTCTCATTTATGAAACTTGAGACTTTGAGGATTAAGAATCCCTCCTGCAGGTTGAACAAAAGATATATCCCAGGTATAGCATGCCTGTTCAAGAGCTCTCCCAAAGTCCACACCCTCGAGATTTGTTTTAGCGACTCTTTCagaggaaaaggaaaagtaaaTGATGTACGTTTTGGCATATTTAAGACGATATATCTGCTTTGACATATATTTTCCACTCTTAATTAGGTCTTGTGATATATATCCCAACTTTACAGTCTGAATTTACTGACAATACCATGATTTTTCAGAAGTGGAACAACATTTTGTTGGATGATTCCAATTGCACGGAAGAGCAGTTCTGGGAAACTCAGGCTCAAAATTTTAGTCCCTTTCTTAGTCACTTAAAGGTGGCCAACATTGAAGTTGGTAAGAATTCGATCAATTTTGCAAAGTTTTTGCTTAAATATGGAAGAGGCCTACAAGAAGTGATTCTCAGTTTTAGGGAAGGCAGAAGTACCCTACTTCCCAATTCGTTGAATGATACCATTGATTTATTAAAGGGATTCCCCCGAGCATCTGCATATGTCAAATTCTCAATTTCTTGCTCTTCAATGTATTAGATACTTTGCTTAATTTCAGGTACTATCTTATTAAGGAATACATTCAAGTTAATTTGTCAGCCAATGTATTGCAACTTTCTTCAACCCCTTTGCCTACTTGTGTCATCTATCCAGAAATGAGAAGGGTGCCATCATAGACATATGTGCCATCTTGTTCATATCACTAATTCAGTTTGTAATATGCTCCATCTGAACTTGAAACTTCAACAGAAACAACCATTTATCCTTGTTATTCCAGGCACTACTATGAATAAATCCAATGCCTACTACAGATGTAAAACAAGCCTACAAAACCGCAGGTAACAAATGCTACATCTACATTGCCAAAGTGTCATTGGGACTATGAATGTACATAAAACTTAAGAAAACCAAAGACCAGTTAATGCCTCAGTTACCTGAAGAGAACTGTACCCAGACATTTTGTGCCTCCTACAACAAATTTGGAGGAAATGGCAATCCAGAAagatttatctttcttttgGATTTAATGAGGCAAAAAAAAGATCCCATAGTACAACAAAATGCCATTTCATACTTGAATCACAAAACTTAAGGCCTTTCCTCAGAAAATCTTGGAAGCTGAACCAGGGAGTTCACACGCGTGACACCTTCTAAACCTAACCAGTTCTGGTCTTCAGTTGACATTGGTTCAACATTCCCTTCATTCTCAACAGGTAGTCGTCCATAAGTATCATTTTCATCCGATGATCTTACAGTGCAATTCCTCTGCAAAGAGGGCTCAGACTTCTGGCCATCATCGGATTCAACTGCATTGCCGGAGTGATTGCTCTGGAGGGTTGCAGATGAAAAGCCTTGTTCCTCGTAATCAGATTCTGAATCCATTTTCCCATCTAAAAACAAGCAAACAACTGCACAATCGTCCATCTTTGACGTTGGGTATTTAAGTTTCCATTCACGAGCAGCTGCATCTACCACATATCTTGAAGCTGCTGAGCGGCTTGGAGCTGAGGAAATTATCTCAACAACCTCTTCATTGCTCAAGACATCCCAAACCTGTAACATATGTAAAGTAATTCTTTAAGGGATAAACTTCTAAATTGTATTTACATCTAATGATCCTGTACACTGAAGTTTTTTGAGTTGCAAGTTCTTAGATGATAAATCTAGATCTTTTACATCCAATTCCGATGAGATCTATCTCACTGTCTCATCATGTTTAGTGATCAAAATGTGACAAAAAAACTGTTGATCTATTTCTTAGTTACTGAAAGCCATTGAGAACGACAAGTGGAGTTTTATCATTGTGGCATGTATAATGATTATGAAGGAACTGGATTTTGAATAATGAAATTTTACCCCATCTGAGGCAAGGACAATGAACTGGTCTCGCTCTGTAAGTATCCGGTGTGCAAATTCAGGTATGGAGATCACTCCATACTCCTTCAAACAGAAATCCCCAAAGGCTCGAGCCATTGCTAAACCAGGAGCATCATCAAAAGGCAACCACACTCGAGGTACTTCAGGCTCATCTTGCAAAGCAAACACCCTACCCTTACATCGTTTAATCCTTTCAGCTTCCCCTATGAAAATTTTACAACAACATAAGGTTcgtatttttatacaaaaagCAAGAAACTAACACACTGCTGAAGAATTATATCATCCATACTTGGCAGATCAGGCTTTAGATCAACAGTTAACTGGATTGCTATCATGGAATCGCTACTGTCTTTTGATCCAAGGATTGCtcgggaatccccaatataacCCATGAAAAGATTTGACCCCTGGACAGCAAAGGAGAAATCAAGAACAAGCAAAATAAATGGAGAACACAGAAGTACGGGAAATGCCTCCTGCCTTACCTGTTTGACTAGAGTGACAGCAGTGCTACCACTACAGAAGCAATCTACATTCGGATGAGACCTAAGTTCCTTGTCCATGGACTTGTATGACTTCATGAAAGCTTCTCTCCATTCTAGATTTAATTTCTCCTCAGGTGAAGCATCCTTCTCAGTTTCTCCACCATCTGGTTTCTTTACATTCCCTCTGAAACATGTTTTACTCGACACATTTGACCTTGATTGAGAAGAATTCAAGAAGGATAGCAGCTTTAATGGCAATGCATCCCTTACTTTGCGAGCAACAAGATGACCGTGTGGACCGTGGCCATCAAACACACCACAAAATATCGCATCTTCTGACATGAAGTCCtggaaaaaatttaaaaacagaGTTTAGAAAAAAGTATCCTACCAACACATCCAGATATAATTCCAAATGTAAAGAACAAACTTACTTCCCACACAACCATGGCATCCTGGTTTATGCCTTTACGGCCCTGCTGCGTGAATATGCAAGACGCTCTGCTCTTTCCATTGGTAAAAATGCGGTTGGGTATGGAAGGTAAACTCTGCAGGGTATATACACGGTCCAAGAATGTCTTTGGCCTCTTTTTCGCACAAAATCCAATCCCCAAGCATGAAGGAGAAAGCGTCTCTCCATTGTTCCTGCTACTGCAAGTCCTTTTATTACTAGTCGAAACACAGCCCCCCATTTGTTCAGCTCCTCAAAGAAGACATCTGATGCAATAAGGGATAAGATTCATCCTTTGGCCAAACAGATCTCACATGAACTTCTGAAATGGTCAACTGAGCAAAAAACTATCCAAATGCCAACAATTCCCACACATCAAAGCCGAAGCCACTTTACAACTTGACATATAAAATTGGGGGCATGAGGCATTTTATCATAGTCAAATACGCTGTGGAGGTTACGTAAACCGATGACAAAACCAGCTGAGGAAAACAAGAAGACAGTAATTGAATAGTTTAATCCATAGTTTCTCTGAGAATGCAGAAATGGATGCTTGTAAAGAAActgaaaaaaatcaaacaagatGTATTAAAATAACAACGAGATGCCATGTGACAAGGAATATGATATGCTTAAAAAGGCTGGCATGATCCTCCTCCTTTCATCAGGGCCTCACATTGATACAAATAAGTGGTAATATTTTGTGCAAACTGAGTCATAAACAAACAGAAGATGGAAACCAGGACGCATAAAAACCAAGAAACGCACCGCAAAAGCGCGAAAATTTGTCTTTGTATTCAACCAACTTAGAGATTAACCATAGATCCGAAATGCCTTTTCTTTCCAATGAACCCACAAACCCATCTTAACTCTCGATAAAACAGAAGAAAAGAGATCTATGGCCAACGGAACCTCCAAAGACATAGCCCAGCAGGGAATTCCAAAGCTGAAAAACACTTTCAACTAAGGAAGGAAGGCTCTCCCATCCCTCTCTCAAACTAAATATCAAAGTATCAAACAAAACAACtgtaaccaaaatcaaaaaaaaaaaaaaaaaaaaaccaataaaacaaaaacccaactaCCATGGGATGAGAGTATCTTGAAGATGGTTAGAAATCTCACCTTCTTAACCAATTGGAGAAACCCAAGTTATGAATCTCCAATCCTCATTAGAGTTACTGGAAATTTGACCAATATCAACAAACAACCAGACCTGTACCTCAAAATTTGGTATCAATTACTTTTGAAAATTTCGAAATTCAagtaaatttctttttctcctccggTTTCTCAGCAACCAAACAGAGCAAGAGTTGGGTCAACAGATTCATATGGAGGAGAAATAGTCATAAGGAGATTGGAATAAAAGCAATAATGAAATCGGGAGTACGAACTGTAGTTTTCCCACTAGAGAAACCCAACATAAAGCAAATCGCAAAAGCAGGAAAAAGACGAAAGCAAcgattttttgtcaaaaaaacaCGATCATGTAAATATTACGCAAATATCATCACAAAGAAAAAAGGAGGCAAACAAACAAAAGCTTAATCCTTGTTTGGCTACTGGGTATATGTCAAGGAAAAGCCCAAAGCTTGTGAGCAGAACAGATCACTTCGAATATTGCATCATCATCAAAAAAGAGTAGCAAACAAACAATCACCAAATGTTCTGTTTGGTTGCTAAAAATAATGCAGGAGAATGAATTTGACAAAACTAGAGAAGTTTCTGCACATGCAGATCTTATAAAAATCAACTCAAACGCAAGAGCTGAAGAACATTCTTGATCATGAGACAAACAAAGCATTGGAAATTAGATTGAGAATTAAGAAAAGGGTATATGGGATTGTACCTTTTTCTTCAATGTTCTTCTGCAAGATTGGAACTTTGGGATCAGAGAGAAGCAAACAGAAGAGAGCAAAGAGTGAAAGAGATTGGTTTATTAATAATGTTGGTGGAGAGTTGAGAAATGGTAGGAGGGATGAGAGGTCTGGTCACTTGGTGCATTGATTGCAAAAGCAAGCAGGGCAGGGCAGAACAGAGAGAAAGTAGAgaggcttctctctctctctctctcacacacacacttccgaatctttttactttttagagagagaagagtCGAGTTACTACTGTGGAGTAGCCGTGCAGCCCCGGCTGATATGATGGAAGAAAATCAATTTGATCATGCCAGGGCCAACTTAAACAACACTCCTCCCTCTTTTTATGGCGCGTATGAATAACCTTATCTTGTTCCTATTCACTTTTCCTCTGTTGCTTACTTGCTTACTGTTTGGTGTTACAGTGGGAAGAAGGATTCAAATTGATGAGGCAGGCAGGCTggctcatgagtcatgacctACTCCAT encodes the following:
- the LOC133726155 gene encoding putative F-box/FBD/LRR-repeat protein At4g03220 yields the protein MYEFFYMDLNSLDISEMRLKVLSVWWCFKECINGSWVKILAPNLQFIIWGYNAITENCSMQSFPRLKRSFMWSRNRGPITKTKINTNGVVDLLSGSSQVEVLTISYNYLQFLSETYFELGGLPFSFMKLETLRIKNPSCRLNKRYIPGIACLFKSSPKVHTLEICFSDSFRGKGKVNDKWNNILLDDSNCTEEQFWETQAQNFSPFLSHLKVANIEVGKNSINFAKFLLKYGRGLQEVILSFREGRSTLLPNSLNDTIDLLKGFPRASAYVKFSISCSSMY
- the LOC133726154 gene encoding probable protein phosphatase 2C 52, whose protein sequence is MGGCVSTSNKRTCSSRNNGETLSPSCLGIGFCAKKRPKTFLDRVYTLQSLPSIPNRIFTNGKSRASCIFTQQGRKGINQDAMVVWEDFMSEDAIFCGVFDGHGPHGHLVARKVRDALPLKLLSFLNSSQSRSNVSSKTCFRGNVKKPDGGETEKDASPEEKLNLEWREAFMKSYKSMDKELRSHPNVDCFCSGSTAVTLVKQGSNLFMGYIGDSRAILGSKDSSDSMIAIQLTVDLKPDLPREAERIKRCKGRVFALQDEPEVPRVWLPFDDAPGLAMARAFGDFCLKEYGVISIPEFAHRILTERDQFIVLASDGVWDVLSNEEVVEIISSAPSRSAASRYVVDAAAREWKLKYPTSKMDDCAVVCLFLDGKMDSESDYEEQGFSSATLQSNHSGNAVESDDGQKSEPSLQRNCTVRSSDENDTYGRLPVENEGNVEPMSTEDQNWLGLEGVTRVNSLVQLPRFSEERP